In one Legionella clemsonensis genomic region, the following are encoded:
- a CDS encoding phosphoribosyltransferase — MEKFINRHEAGRILADQLRHYAHNPQVIVLALPRGGVPVGYEVAKALSVPLDVFIVRKLGVPGHEELAMGAIASGATTIFNEEIVEALHISQEAIDEVIQTEKKELNRRESLYRHGKPFPDLNSKTVILVDDGIATGATMRAAIKALRKHNLTRLVMAIPVAAYSTFSEMATLVDEIVCPLQPLHFYAVGLWYEDFAQTTDAEVAELLASLPNNHLKDISPVL; from the coding sequence ATGGAAAAGTTCATTAATCGACATGAGGCAGGAAGAATTCTAGCGGATCAGCTGCGACACTATGCTCACAATCCTCAGGTCATTGTTCTGGCCTTACCCCGCGGTGGCGTGCCTGTTGGTTATGAAGTGGCAAAAGCACTTTCCGTGCCTCTTGATGTTTTTATTGTCAGAAAATTAGGTGTACCCGGTCATGAAGAATTGGCTATGGGAGCAATTGCTTCAGGTGCAACCACTATTTTTAATGAGGAAATAGTTGAAGCTTTGCATATTTCTCAAGAAGCGATTGACGAAGTTATTCAAACAGAAAAGAAAGAATTAAATAGACGAGAATCCCTTTACCGTCATGGCAAGCCTTTTCCTGATTTGAATAGTAAAACTGTTATTCTTGTAGATGATGGTATCGCTACTGGTGCGACTATGCGTGCTGCCATAAAAGCACTGCGAAAGCATAATCTAACTCGACTTGTTATGGCGATTCCCGTTGCTGCCTATTCTACTTTTAGCGAGATGGCTACACTGGTTGATGAAATTGTGTGTCCTTTGCAACCACTACATTTTTATGCAGTAGGCTTATGGTATGAGGATTTTGCTCAAACAACGGATGCTGAAGTGGCAGAATTATTAGCCAGTTTGCCTAACAATCATTTAAAGGACATCTCGCCTGTTTTATAA
- a CDS encoding dienelactone hydrolase family protein — protein sequence MPIGYFGASTGAAAALIASTELEQIKAVVSRGGRPDLADEFLPSVKAPTLLIVGGNDNIVISLNEEALSKLKCINQLEIVPGATHLFEEADTLNQAAQLARDWFIRYLTHPSQTWQTTYEEML from the coding sequence TTGCCTATAGGTTATTTTGGAGCCAGCACAGGAGCAGCAGCCGCTTTAATAGCATCCACAGAATTAGAACAAATTAAAGCAGTAGTTTCGCGCGGAGGTAGACCTGATTTAGCGGATGAATTTTTACCGTCGGTTAAAGCGCCTACTTTGCTAATAGTAGGCGGTAATGACAATATTGTTATCTCCTTGAATGAAGAGGCTCTTTCAAAATTGAAGTGCATTAATCAATTAGAAATTGTTCCTGGAGCGACCCATTTATTTGAAGAAGCAGACACTCTTAATCAGGCTGCTCAATTAGCAAGAGACTGGTTTATTCGATATTTAACTCATCCATCTCAAACTTGGCAAACAACGTATGAGGAGATGTTATGA
- a CDS encoding erythromycin esterase family protein: protein MNNQNQKKLIDALNNKIEPFDPTAADYTSLLTKIGNARFVMLGEATHGTEEFYQSRIDITRRLIEEKGFMAVAIEGDWPDAYRVHRYIQSNKQLSEDAEQALEDFKRFPTWMWRNTTIPPFIEWLRRYNNDLPLGQGIGFYGLDLYSLNTSMQAVIGYLMQVDPEAAQRARKRYACFDHTQIDPQTYGYLTNIGLKKSCINEAIAVLVELQHHAFKYMREDGLTAEDNYFFATQNARVIKDAEAYYRAMFEGRASSWNIRDKHMVETLAILADHLENRFNRPAKIVIWAHNSHLGDARATEMSEHGEINIGQLVREQHDRDSYALGFSTYEGYVTAANEWGEPPERKKITPGCKSSYEELFHQLKVHNFLLDLTPEDLEHFLKIPRLQRAIGVIYRPETERLSHYFFTHLTYQFDAIVHFDHTEAVVPLDNNSAWTIY from the coding sequence ATGAATAATCAGAATCAAAAAAAATTAATTGACGCTTTAAACAACAAAATAGAACCATTCGATCCAACAGCAGCTGATTATACCTCTCTCTTAACTAAAATTGGCAACGCACGTTTTGTGATGCTCGGTGAAGCTACGCATGGAACTGAGGAGTTTTACCAAAGCAGAATAGACATTACGCGCCGATTAATTGAGGAAAAAGGGTTCATGGCTGTTGCTATTGAAGGAGATTGGCCTGATGCTTATCGTGTCCATCGCTATATTCAAAGCAATAAACAGCTATCAGAGGATGCAGAACAAGCACTGGAAGATTTTAAGCGATTTCCCACATGGATGTGGCGCAATACAACCATCCCTCCATTTATTGAGTGGCTACGACGTTATAATAATGATTTGCCTCTAGGACAAGGAATTGGCTTTTATGGGCTTGATTTGTACAGTCTTAATACTTCCATGCAGGCTGTAATTGGTTATTTGATGCAGGTTGATCCAGAAGCAGCACAGCGAGCAAGAAAACGTTATGCTTGTTTTGATCATACTCAAATTGATCCGCAGACTTATGGTTATTTAACCAATATTGGTTTAAAAAAATCATGCATTAATGAAGCCATTGCTGTTTTAGTTGAACTCCAACATCATGCCTTTAAATATATGCGTGAGGATGGACTAACCGCTGAAGATAATTATTTTTTTGCCACGCAAAATGCCCGTGTAATTAAGGATGCGGAGGCTTATTATCGAGCCATGTTCGAAGGACGTGCCTCTTCTTGGAATATTCGTGATAAACATATGGTCGAAACACTAGCCATTCTTGCTGATCATCTGGAAAATCGCTTTAATCGACCTGCAAAAATAGTTATCTGGGCTCATAACTCCCACTTGGGCGATGCTCGTGCTACAGAAATGAGTGAACATGGCGAAATCAATATTGGACAGTTAGTTCGGGAGCAGCATGATAGAGACAGTTATGCACTTGGATTTTCTACCTACGAAGGCTATGTTACAGCTGCTAACGAATGGGGAGAGCCACCAGAACGCAAAAAAATCACTCCTGGATGTAAAAGTAGTTATGAGGAACTATTTCATCAATTAAAAGTGCATAATTTTTTATTAGATTTAACCCCTGAAGACCTTGAGCACTTTTTAAAAATTCCTCGATTGCAACGCGCGATAGGTGTTATTTATCGGCCAGAAACAGAGCGTCTGAGTCATTATTTCTTTACTCATCTAACTTATCAGTTTGATGCTATTGTTCACTTTGATCACACCGAAGCTGTTGTTCCTCTCGATAATAATTCTGCATGGACTATCTATTAA
- a CDS encoding alpha/beta fold hydrolase — protein MKVNYVICASQEGFHKIAYAEWGLPEIEGSAVICVHGLTRNRCDFDPLAHYLSNQGRHVFCPDIVGRGDSSWFKNSKHYNFQQYISDMTTLIARTGAHTIDWIGTSMGGLIGMAIAALPNSPIRSLVLNDIGPQIPVHALWRLGHYVGKHPEFVSEEDAKRYFKTIYESFGNLSEEHWNYLTTHSIKERSPGVFVAKIDPNIKDSKSSGQFIKEFFVNPHRALEGIIFDIDLWYLWQKVTCPVLVIRGKNSDMLLPEHIKRMQRGHPNVAVIEIENAGHAPILFEPSEHEKIAEWLATKGSSLSY, from the coding sequence ATGAAAGTGAATTACGTGATATGTGCTTCTCAGGAAGGATTTCACAAAATAGCTTACGCGGAGTGGGGTCTACCTGAAATAGAGGGCTCTGCAGTAATTTGTGTTCACGGTTTAACACGCAATCGTTGTGATTTCGATCCCTTGGCTCATTATCTAAGCAACCAGGGGCGCCATGTATTTTGTCCTGACATTGTCGGCCGCGGTGACAGTAGCTGGTTTAAAAATTCAAAGCATTACAACTTCCAACAATACATTAGCGATATGACAACCCTTATAGCAAGAACAGGGGCCCATACCATTGACTGGATAGGTACCTCAATGGGAGGACTTATAGGAATGGCGATTGCCGCTTTACCTAATTCCCCTATTCGATCCTTAGTGTTAAATGATATTGGTCCACAAATTCCCGTTCATGCACTTTGGCGTTTAGGACACTATGTAGGGAAGCATCCAGAGTTTGTCAGTGAAGAAGATGCAAAGCGCTACTTTAAAACTATCTATGAAAGTTTTGGCAACTTAAGTGAAGAGCATTGGAATTATTTGACCACTCACAGTATTAAAGAGCGTTCTCCTGGTGTTTTTGTTGCCAAAATAGATCCTAATATTAAAGATTCAAAATCAAGTGGGCAATTCATTAAGGAGTTTTTTGTTAATCCTCACCGGGCCCTGGAAGGAATAATTTTTGACATCGACTTATGGTACCTGTGGCAAAAAGTTACCTGCCCCGTACTGGTTATCCGAGGTAAAAATTCCGATATGTTATTACCAGAACATATTAAACGGATGCAACGAGGTCATCCTAATGTCGCTGTCATCGAAATAGAAAATGCAGGACATGCACCCATCTTATTTGAACCATCAGAGCATGAAAAAATTGCTGAGTGGTTAGCTACTAAAGGCAGTTCCTTATCCTATTAA
- a CDS encoding patatin-like phospholipase family protein, with product MRKEPQIKPAWNRVAFIFQGGGALGAFQVGIYEALHNAGYDLDWVSGISIGAINAAIVAGNKPEDRVAKLKEFWQIITTPIHFSWWDDYVENLDMRRWYNQFHAQTTLLFGQPGFFQPRLINPHFILNATPDDISFYDTSLLKETLEQVIDFDILNSGKTRLTLSAVRIDNGQQVLFDTKHQTLSPEHIMASGALPPGFPAVKIDDVYYWDGGIVNNTPIEVILNDLPRVSTLCFMVQLFDPESKLPSTLDEIELKKKDMTYASHYKRVIKSFCEAHDLRHAISELYNMLPEDIKNQAKAREIRSMGCKTIMTLVRFHRHGLDTDLSSKDYAFSPLSINEGIRLGYEQGQDALKHSPWLQSIPENVGAVLYDVSPHEEKETLFKHGHKKTISS from the coding sequence ATGAGAAAGGAGCCTCAGATTAAACCAGCCTGGAATCGTGTTGCTTTTATATTTCAGGGCGGGGGAGCTTTGGGTGCGTTTCAAGTAGGGATCTACGAAGCACTACATAATGCAGGCTATGACCTTGATTGGGTTAGTGGTATCTCTATTGGTGCGATCAATGCAGCAATTGTTGCAGGAAATAAACCAGAAGATCGAGTGGCAAAGCTCAAAGAATTTTGGCAAATTATTACCACCCCTATACATTTTTCATGGTGGGATGACTATGTGGAAAATCTGGACATGAGACGTTGGTATAACCAATTTCATGCGCAAACTACCCTTCTTTTTGGACAGCCAGGATTTTTTCAGCCACGTTTAATTAACCCACATTTTATTTTAAATGCGACTCCTGATGATATTAGCTTTTATGACACCTCGTTGTTAAAAGAAACACTCGAACAGGTAATTGATTTTGATATTCTCAATAGCGGCAAAACACGACTAACCCTCTCTGCTGTTCGCATTGATAATGGTCAACAGGTTCTTTTTGATACCAAGCATCAAACACTCTCTCCGGAACATATTATGGCTAGTGGAGCCCTGCCTCCAGGGTTTCCGGCTGTTAAAATTGATGATGTGTATTATTGGGATGGCGGTATTGTTAACAACACACCCATTGAGGTTATCCTAAATGATTTACCCCGTGTGAGTACATTGTGTTTCATGGTGCAACTTTTTGATCCCGAGAGCAAATTACCTTCAACACTGGATGAGATCGAATTGAAGAAAAAAGACATGACCTACGCCAGCCATTATAAACGCGTTATAAAATCCTTTTGTGAAGCGCATGATTTGCGTCATGCGATTTCTGAACTTTACAATATGTTACCGGAAGATATTAAAAATCAGGCAAAAGCAAGGGAAATACGTTCAATGGGCTGCAAAACAATTATGACATTAGTAAGATTTCATCGACATGGCCTGGATACTGATTTGTCTTCAAAAGACTATGCTTTTTCACCCTTATCAATTAACGAAGGTATTCGATTAGGTTATGAGCAGGGTCAAGATGCTTTGAAACATTCACCATGGCTTCAATCTATTCCAGAAAATGTAGGTGCCGTTCTTTATGATGTAAGCCCACATGAAGAAAAAGAAACACTTTTTAAACACGGTCATAAGAAAACAATCTCTTCTTAG
- a CDS encoding FAD-dependent oxidoreductase: MRILIVGAGIAGLTLAALLKQRGIKSEIIERQPDFAHSGYMLGLYPLGSKVLYGLGLMQNFLDSTTAGDTYVMCNGDGSVIQELAFHELFTHYGPYRCCSRKALIETLMKSCEGLAIKFNTTIQTLNQFNAKVHAILTDGTQGEYDLVVGADGMHSSVRKLILTAKDYKYYDTGWGGWVWWTDSETLNKNEIREFWGAGNFFGIYPTEEKFGVIAAGPTSEKEIKPYAGRTKEIIKQFPELHAQYPTIFSQLPADNEDSFFYWPLSDVRS; encoded by the coding sequence ATGCGCATACTTATTGTTGGTGCCGGTATTGCAGGATTAACTTTAGCCGCTTTACTCAAACAACGGGGGATTAAAAGTGAGATTATTGAGCGGCAGCCTGATTTTGCTCACAGTGGTTATATGTTAGGCCTTTATCCGTTAGGCAGTAAAGTTTTATATGGTCTGGGACTGATGCAAAATTTCTTGGACTCAACCACCGCCGGTGATACCTATGTAATGTGTAATGGCGATGGTTCTGTTATTCAAGAATTAGCATTTCATGAGCTTTTTACTCACTATGGACCTTACCGTTGCTGCTCCCGTAAAGCATTGATTGAAACGCTAATGAAAAGTTGTGAAGGATTAGCCATTAAATTCAATACTACAATACAAACCCTCAATCAGTTTAACGCTAAAGTTCATGCCATTTTAACGGATGGCACCCAGGGAGAGTATGATCTTGTTGTCGGCGCCGACGGCATGCATTCCAGCGTTCGAAAATTAATTCTTACAGCAAAAGATTATAAATATTACGATACTGGCTGGGGTGGCTGGGTATGGTGGACTGATAGTGAAACGCTTAATAAAAATGAAATAAGGGAATTTTGGGGAGCCGGTAATTTTTTTGGTATTTATCCGACAGAGGAAAAATTTGGTGTGATTGCCGCAGGCCCTACCTCAGAAAAAGAAATAAAACCTTATGCCGGCCGTACTAAAGAGATTATAAAGCAATTTCCTGAACTGCATGCTCAATATCCAACAATTTTTTCACAATTACCTGCAGATAATGAAGACTCATTTTTTTATTGGCCGTTAAGCGATGTTCGTTCATAA
- a CDS encoding FAD-dependent oxidoreductase: MFVHKDRVVLLGDAAAGFLPTAGIGASMAMESAAVLAEELSRTDRTYLHWALSLYQKRRQKRVEKAQNDSRQLAKYMFVKSEVWAKLRNKLLKYYSIKNMAKGIDKSFQEPI; this comes from the coding sequence ATGTTCGTTCATAAAGATCGCGTTGTACTTTTGGGTGATGCCGCGGCAGGTTTTTTACCGACAGCAGGCATTGGTGCTTCAATGGCGATGGAGTCTGCTGCTGTGCTTGCGGAAGAACTTTCCAGAACAGACAGAACTTATCTTCACTGGGCTTTGTCGCTTTATCAAAAACGTCGACAGAAACGAGTGGAAAAGGCCCAAAACGATTCACGTCAACTGGCAAAATATATGTTCGTGAAATCGGAAGTTTGGGCCAAGTTAAGAAATAAATTATTAAAATATTATTCTATTAAAAATATGGCTAAAGGAATTGATAAAAGTTTTCAGGAACCTATTTGA
- a CDS encoding ligase-associated DNA damage response exonuclease: MVTKEWLNLTPQGLYCIPGKFYIDPVDKVESAIITHAHSDHALPGHHKILASPETIAIMQLRYGKESTLHWQSLSCFNSIVINQVKLTFLPAGHVLGSVQVVLEYAHNRITISGDYKRRFDPTCLPFATLPCDLFVTEATFGLPIFKHPPIENELKKLLDSLATFSTCHLVGAYPLGKCQRLIKSLRVLGYDEPIYLHGALVKLCQLYESFGISLGELRLASTLDAKSSAGKIILCPPAALNDRWTRRFGSLVKAFASGWMQIRARAKQKSVELPLIISDHADWPELLTTIEDIQPEEIWVTHGQEEALVYQALKEGYKARPLHLMGYEDED; this comes from the coding sequence ATGGTTACTAAAGAATGGCTTAATTTAACACCTCAAGGTCTTTATTGCATACCTGGCAAGTTCTACATTGATCCTGTTGATAAGGTAGAAAGTGCCATTATTACTCATGCACACAGTGACCATGCTTTGCCTGGTCATCACAAAATTTTAGCCAGTCCTGAAACGATAGCTATTATGCAATTGCGCTACGGGAAAGAATCAACACTCCATTGGCAAAGCTTATCTTGTTTTAATTCTATTGTTATTAATCAGGTGAAGCTGACTTTTTTGCCTGCCGGGCATGTACTGGGAAGCGTACAGGTCGTGCTTGAATACGCCCATAACCGCATCACTATTTCTGGCGATTACAAACGCCGCTTTGACCCAACTTGCCTTCCTTTTGCAACATTACCCTGTGACCTTTTTGTTACTGAAGCAACATTTGGTTTGCCCATTTTTAAACATCCACCCATTGAAAATGAACTTAAAAAATTACTAGATTCTCTGGCAACCTTCTCTACCTGCCACTTGGTAGGTGCGTACCCGTTAGGAAAGTGTCAGCGATTAATTAAGTCATTACGCGTATTGGGTTACGACGAACCCATTTATCTGCATGGGGCATTGGTTAAACTGTGTCAGCTTTATGAATCATTCGGTATTTCACTTGGTGAGCTTAGGCTTGCCAGTACATTGGATGCAAAGTCTTCGGCTGGAAAAATAATATTGTGCCCACCTGCAGCCCTTAATGACAGATGGACACGGCGTTTTGGTAGTCTAGTTAAGGCATTTGCTTCAGGATGGATGCAAATTCGTGCCCGAGCTAAGCAAAAATCAGTCGAATTACCACTTATCATTTCTGATCATGCGGATTGGCCTGAATTGTTAACAACAATTGAGGATATTCAGCCTGAGGAAATCTGGGTGACTCATGGACAGGAAGAAGCATTAGTCTATCAAGCACTAAAAGAAGGCTATAAAGCACGCCCTTTACATCTTATGGGTTATGAGGATGAGGACTGA
- a CDS encoding cisplatin damage response ATP-dependent DNA ligase has translation MKKFAQLLNSLYFSYSNLAKLRLLQNFFATTPDPERGYAIAILADTHEFPTFTRALIRELIDERIDHYLFSLANDYVGDISETLALAWPEAVKKLPKLPTLTEVIHTLNKIPARLMADYLIELLDNANVIERWALLKLGTGSLRVGVSARFVKKALAQYGKVDIKDIEHVWHGLNPPYIELFAWLEGKQAAPELSEAVFFHPVMLSHPLKEKDLPLITADIFFAEHKYDGIRVQLVSSAQNKALYSRTGDNISGSFPDVLREISTDVVLDGELVIKSKTAIGSFNDLQQRLNRKKISDKILREQPAAIVLYDILQEGSTDFRSLPLKERRQKLQDWYRRHQPSNMWLSELLSFSDTESLLQLKETVLAEQHVAVEGLMLKRKNSPYIAGRPVGHWYKWKRDPHLIDAVLMYAQRGHGKRSSFYSDYTFGLWQGNRLLPIGKAYFGFTDEELYQLDKWIRHHTLHHYGPVREVEKALVFEVAFDAVNFSSRHKSGVALRFPRINRIRWDKPATEADQLETLLALIN, from the coding sequence ATGAAAAAATTTGCTCAGCTATTAAACAGTCTTTATTTTTCATACAGCAATCTCGCCAAACTGCGCCTGTTACAAAATTTTTTCGCGACGACCCCAGATCCTGAGCGAGGCTATGCCATTGCTATTTTGGCTGATACACATGAATTCCCTACTTTTACACGCGCCTTAATACGTGAATTAATTGATGAACGCATTGATCATTATTTATTTTCCCTGGCCAATGATTATGTAGGTGATATCTCTGAAACATTGGCTTTAGCATGGCCTGAAGCAGTGAAGAAATTGCCTAAACTGCCAACGCTTACTGAGGTTATTCATACTCTTAATAAAATACCCGCAAGGCTAATGGCAGACTATCTTATTGAGTTATTGGATAACGCTAACGTCATTGAACGTTGGGCGCTGTTAAAATTAGGTACAGGAAGTTTAAGAGTTGGGGTATCTGCTCGCTTTGTCAAAAAGGCATTGGCCCAGTATGGAAAGGTCGATATTAAAGACATTGAACATGTTTGGCATGGTTTAAACCCCCCTTATATTGAACTATTTGCATGGCTTGAAGGAAAACAGGCTGCTCCCGAACTATCTGAAGCCGTTTTTTTTCATCCAGTGATGTTATCTCATCCTCTCAAAGAAAAAGATTTACCTTTAATTACTGCTGATATTTTTTTTGCTGAGCATAAATATGATGGTATTCGAGTACAACTGGTCAGCAGCGCACAGAATAAAGCCCTTTACTCCCGCACTGGCGATAATATTAGTGGTTCATTTCCAGACGTGTTGCGTGAAATCAGTACTGATGTTGTGCTAGATGGTGAATTAGTCATTAAAAGTAAAACAGCTATCGGTAGTTTTAATGATTTGCAGCAGCGACTGAATCGGAAAAAAATTAGCGACAAGATTCTTAGAGAGCAACCTGCTGCTATCGTTTTATACGATATTTTACAAGAAGGCTCTACTGATTTTCGTAGCTTACCTTTAAAAGAACGACGCCAAAAACTTCAAGATTGGTATAGACGTCATCAGCCCTCAAATATGTGGTTATCTGAACTTTTATCCTTCAGCGACACAGAGAGTCTTCTTCAGTTAAAAGAAACCGTTCTTGCAGAGCAACACGTTGCGGTTGAGGGGTTGATGCTAAAACGCAAAAATAGTCCTTATATTGCTGGTAGACCAGTAGGACATTGGTATAAATGGAAAAGAGATCCTCATTTAATCGATGCCGTGTTGATGTACGCGCAACGGGGACATGGAAAGCGCTCCTCATTTTATTCCGATTATACGTTTGGCCTGTGGCAAGGGAACAGGTTGTTGCCTATTGGCAAAGCCTATTTTGGCTTCACTGATGAAGAATTATATCAATTAGACAAATGGATTCGTCATCATACCCTGCACCACTATGGACCGGTGAGAGAGGTGGAAAAAGCGCTGGTTTTTGAAGTGGCATTTGATGCCGTGAATTTTTCCTCGCGCCACAAATCAGGCGTAGCGTTGCGTTTTCCACGAATCAACCGGATCCGCTGGGACAAGCCCGCTACTGAAGCAGATCAGCTGGAAACACTTTTAGCGCTTATTAACTAA
- a CDS encoding YihY/virulence factor BrkB family protein → MSLQLSWRLIKETIAGWSKDRVSTLAAALAYYTIFSIGPLLIICIAIAGLVFGKEAIQTQVLHQIENMFGSGSAKQIQTMLMHAFEPTTSLLAQIIGIIILLFGAAGVFSELQNGLNKIWHVEARAAKGWLGMIKDRFWSFTMVLGIGFLLLVSLLLTVLLTAMSDFLSQFLPGGALLGLMLNFLISLGGITVLFAMIFKILPNVDLRWRDVWLGAFITTLLFTVGKFLLGIYLGSSNIDNGFGAAASLIIMLIWVYYSAQILFLGAEFTKAYVNRKH, encoded by the coding sequence ATGTCTTTACAGTTAAGTTGGCGTTTAATCAAAGAAACCATTGCAGGCTGGAGTAAAGACAGGGTCTCTACTTTGGCGGCAGCGCTTGCCTATTACACTATTTTTTCAATCGGTCCATTACTTATCATCTGTATAGCCATTGCCGGCTTGGTCTTTGGTAAAGAGGCCATACAAACCCAGGTTTTACACCAAATTGAGAATATGTTTGGTAGTGGTAGCGCAAAACAAATTCAAACCATGTTAATGCACGCTTTTGAACCTACCACCAGCCTGCTCGCACAAATTATCGGCATAATTATTTTACTTTTTGGTGCCGCAGGTGTTTTTAGTGAATTGCAGAACGGCTTAAATAAAATTTGGCATGTAGAAGCGAGAGCAGCCAAAGGGTGGCTTGGTATGATAAAAGACCGATTCTGGTCTTTTACAATGGTTCTAGGCATAGGGTTTTTATTGTTGGTTTCATTGCTTTTGACCGTTTTATTGACTGCAATGAGTGATTTTTTAAGCCAATTTTTGCCAGGCGGTGCTTTGCTGGGTCTAATGCTTAATTTTCTCATTTCTCTTGGCGGAATCACTGTATTATTTGCAATGATTTTTAAGATTCTACCTAACGTTGATCTTCGATGGCGTGATGTATGGTTAGGTGCTTTCATAACCACTTTATTATTTACAGTAGGCAAATTTTTATTAGGCATTTACCTTGGCAGCAGTAATATAGACAATGGTTTTGGAGCTGCAGCATCCTTAATTATTATGCTTATTTGGGTCTATTATTCGGCGCAAATTCTTTTTTTAGGGGCAGAATTTACCAAAGCTTATGTCAATCGAAAACATTGA
- a CDS encoding efflux RND transporter periplasmic adaptor subunit → MLKFHCVLDCLRTEERGPVSRELIFRLFTRKSIYIKLLLIAIACTLLIFAYQLFGGLKKQIDNEPLKIVEVEEVAFKNIQQTAELIGTIHPKHATILIAKANGMLDAFIATGQRVTKGTLIAKIDNPDVEKNHYLSETAENIAKTQYERLSSLLKTGYVSAKEVEEKKQAWIETLRNLSNTKIELDTLRFYAPFDGIIGAYKKREGTQVNMGDPIVTLYDPTTLTVDFDIPCTTIKTIKEGQEVRVLGESYRLTHLQKMIDEDTHMCPADVDIRCEDCVIGASINVELVIREKKKVIVIPQQAIFLRNGKRFVYLVSDHKVELVPIHVGLQDKAYIEVTSGLKPGQLLVTKGQERLYPGMTVGIYKPTTATIN, encoded by the coding sequence ATGTTAAAGTTTCACTGCGTTTTGGATTGTTTACGAACAGAAGAGAGAGGTCCTGTGAGTCGTGAGTTAATTTTTCGTCTTTTTACACGAAAATCTATTTATATAAAGCTACTTCTAATAGCTATTGCGTGCACTTTGCTTATCTTCGCTTATCAACTCTTTGGGGGATTAAAAAAACAAATAGACAATGAACCCTTAAAAATTGTCGAAGTGGAAGAAGTAGCATTTAAAAATATTCAACAAACGGCCGAACTAATTGGAACAATTCACCCTAAACATGCCACAATTTTAATTGCCAAAGCTAATGGCATGCTTGATGCATTTATTGCGACTGGTCAACGTGTTACAAAGGGTACTTTAATTGCCAAAATTGACAATCCCGACGTGGAAAAAAATCATTATCTTTCTGAAACTGCGGAAAATATTGCAAAAACTCAGTACGAACGATTATCCAGTTTGCTTAAAACAGGCTATGTCAGTGCAAAGGAAGTTGAAGAAAAAAAACAAGCCTGGATAGAAACATTGAGAAATCTTTCCAACACCAAAATTGAACTGGACACGCTGCGTTTTTATGCCCCCTTTGACGGTATTATAGGAGCTTATAAAAAACGGGAAGGTACTCAGGTTAATATGGGTGATCCCATCGTCACTTTATACGACCCCACAACCTTGACAGTTGATTTTGATATCCCTTGTACAACGATTAAAACGATAAAAGAAGGTCAGGAAGTGCGTGTATTAGGTGAATCCTATCGGCTTACCCATCTACAAAAAATGATTGATGAAGATACTCATATGTGTCCAGCCGATGTAGATATTCGCTGTGAAGATTGTGTAATAGGAGCCAGTATTAACGTAGAACTCGTAATACGGGAAAAGAAAAAAGTGATAGTTATTCCTCAGCAGGCTATCTTCCTTCGTAATGGCAAACGTTTTGTTTACCTCGTGAGCGACCATAAGGTGGAATTGGTTCCGATTCATGTTGGTCTGCAGGATAAAGCTTATATTGAAGTTACTTCTGGTTTAAAACCTGGGCAATTACTCGTTACCAAAGGTCAGGAGCGCCTCTATCCAGGAATGACTGTGGGAATTTATAAACCAACCACTGCCACTATAAACTAA